The genomic segment ATCGCCTGCATTCGCATGACTGCGGCTTCGTCCTCGTTCCTCGCGGCGGCGTCGAGGTCGAGCATCTGGCCGCCGGCCATGCCGCGGGCGCCGGCGGCACGGGCGAGATGAAGAACGAGATCGGCGCGAATGCCGGCGTCATGATGAGTGCGCGGACCGGCGAGTATCTCGAAGGCAAGGGTCAGAAGCGCGTCGCCGGCGAGGATTGCCGCCGCCTCGCCGAAGGCGATATGGGCCGTCGGCCGGCCTCGGCGCATATCGTCATCGTCCATGGCCGGCAGATCATCGTGCAGTAGCGAATAGCAGTGCACGCATTCAAGAGCGGCCGCGACGCGCAGCACGCCGACCCCGTCAACCCCGAACAGCCGCGCCGAAGCCAAGACCAGAAACGGCCTGATCCGCTTGCCGCCAAACAGGCCATGTCGCATCGTGGCCAATAGGTGCGCCGGCGTCTCATCCGCGGTCTCGGCGACGATGCCTTCCAGTACGCCTTCGACCCGTGTGGCCGCTTTCTTCAATTCGGTCTCGAACCCCATGCCCGCCCTTGTATCCCGGGGCTCCCGCAGGCAGCA from the Hyphomicrobiales bacterium genome contains:
- a CDS encoding polyprenyl synthetase family protein encodes the protein MGFETELKKAATRVEGVLEGIVAETADETPAHLLATMRHGLFGGKRIRPFLVLASARLFGVDGVGVLRVAAALECVHCYSLLHDDLPAMDDDDMRRGRPTAHIAFGEAAAILAGDALLTLAFEILAGPRTHHDAGIRADLVLHLARAAGARGMAGGQMLDLDAAARNEDEAAVMRMQAMKTGALIAYAATAGAILGAAATADRARLGRYGQALGAAFQIGDDLLDCEATPGEMGKATGKDAAAGKATLIAALGANAARARRDALIAEAKSQLEPFGEAAAALTAVADFVMRRRK